From a single Athene noctua chromosome 2, bAthNoc1.hap1.1, whole genome shotgun sequence genomic region:
- the AVL9 gene encoding late secretory pathway protein AVL9 homolog isoform X2, with amino-acid sequence MERRGPVLHIVVVGFHHKKGCQVEFSYPPLKPGEGHDSHSLPEEWKYLPFLALPDGAHNYQEDTVFFHLPPRCGDQTTVYGVSCYRQIEAKALKVRQADITRETVQKSVCVLCQLPLYGLLQAKLQLITHAYFEEKDFSQISILKELYDHMNSSLGSTLLEGSQVYLGLSPRDLVLHFRHKVLILFKLILLEKKVLFYISPVNRLVGALMTVLSLFPGMIEHGLTDCSQYRPRKSISEDAGLQENTPRFDDCVSVSAADTSNTNSGRGKGGRNMGGNHSLESQKANTPFSQSEKTYNGSQSSSGPVQRLKVPSRASPVSSESDWETLDPSILEDSNLKGVEHENTASEQAEDLPCKGVSSESLPITVQPQANTGHTVFVPGLISGLEEDQYGMPLAIFTKGYLCLPYMALQQHHLLSDVTVRGFVAGATNILFRQQKHLSDAVVEIEDAHVQIHDPELRKILNPTTADLRFADYLVKHVTENRDDVFLDGTGWEGGDEWIRAQFSAYLHALLAAVLQPDNEKTLSDFGTAFVAAWKNTHNYRVWNSNKHPALAEVNSSSVQNSERGKKIGNVMVSTSRNVVQTGKAVGQSVGGAFTSAKSAMSSWFSTFTQSTQSLGD; translated from the exons GTTGAATTTTCTTATCCTCCACTAAAGCCTGGAGAAGGACATGACAGCCACAGTTTACCAGAGGAATGGAAATATTTGCCGTTTCTCGCCTTACCAGATGGCGCTCACAACTATCAGGAAG atACCGTGTTTTTCCATTTGCCACCAAGATGTGGGGATCAAACCACGGTATATGGCGTCTCTTGCTACAGGCAGATTGAAGCAAAG GCATTAAAAGTACGGCAAGCAGACATCACCCGAGAAACAGTACAGAAAAGTGTTTGTGTTCTCTGTCAGCTG cCTTTGTATGGGTTACTTCAGGCAAAGCTGCAACTCATTACACATGcgtattttgaagaaaaagactTCTCACAAATTTCAATTCTAAAG GAACTTTATGATCATATGAATAGTTCCTTGGGCAGTACTTTGCTAGAAGGGTCACAAGTTTATCTTG GTCTGTCTCCTCGGGATCTTGTTCTTCACTTTAGACACAAG gtcTTGATCCTTTTTAAATTGATTCTTCTAGAGAAAAAG GTGCTGTTTTATATTTCTCCAGTAAATAGATTGGTGGGAGCTCTGATGACTGTCCTGTCACTCTTTCCTG GTATGATTGAACATGGTCTTACTGACTGCTCACAGTACAGACCAAGAAAGAGCATATCAGAGGATGCTGGCCTGCAGGAAAATACACCACGGTTCGATGACTGTGTTTCTGTGTCTGCTGCTGATACTTCAAATACAAACTcaggaaggggaaagggaggcaggAATATGGGAGGAAACCATTCGCTGGAAAGTCAAAAAGCTAACACACCTTTCTCTCAGTCAGAGAAGACTTATAATGGATCTCAGTCCTCCAGTGGTCCTGTGCAGCGCTTGAAAGTTCCTTCCCGCGCTTCTCCAGTGTCCTCTGAAAGTGACTGGGAGACCTTAGATCCTAGCATTTTGGAGGACTCTAATTTGAAAGGAGTAGAACATGAAAATACAGCATCAGAACAGGCTGAAGATCTTCCATGCAAAGGCGTGAGCTCAGAAAGCCTTCCAATCACTGTGCAGCCCCAAGCAAATACAGGACACACGGTGTTTGTTCCAGGACTAATATCTGGGTTGGAAGAGGACCAGTATGGTATGCCATTGGCTATTTTTACAAAG GGATACCTTTGTTTGCCATACATGGCACTGCAGCAGCATCACCTCCTGTCAGATGTAACAGTCCGTGGCTTTGTTGCAGGAGCCACCAATATCCTGTTCCGTCAGCAGAAACATCTGAGTGATGCAGTTGTGGAA ATAGAAGATGCTCATGTACAAATCCATGATCCGGAACTCCGTAAGATCCTGAACCCAACAACTGCTGACCTAAGATTTGCAGACTACTTGGTGAAGCATGTAACTGAGAACAGAGATGATGTTTTCCTTGATGGCACTGGGTGGGAAGGAGGAGATGAGTGGATCAGGGCTCAGTTCAGTGCTTATCTTCATGCACTGCTTGCTGCTGTGCTGCAACCAG ACAACGAAAAGACTTTGTCAGACTTTGGAACAGCTTTTGTAGCAGCCTGGAAAAATACCCATAACTACAGAGTATGGAATAGCAACAAGCATCCAGCTCTTGCAGAGGTAAATTCTAG CTCTGTGCAAAACAGTGAACGCGGAAAGAAGATTGGAAATGTGATGGTTTCTACTAGTCGAAATGTTGTACAAACAGGAAAAGCTGTAG GTCAGTCAGTTGGAGGAGCCTTCACAAGTGCGAAATCAGCCATGTCATCGTGGTTTTCCACTTTTACGCAGTCAACCCAAAGCCTCGGGGACTAA
- the AVL9 gene encoding late secretory pathway protein AVL9 homolog isoform X1 has product MERRGPVLHIVVVGFHHKKGCQVEFSYPPLKPGEGHDSHSLPEEWKYLPFLALPDGAHNYQEDTVFFHLPPRCGDQTTVYGVSCYRQIEAKALKVRQADITRETVQKSVCVLCQLPLYGLLQAKLQLITHAYFEEKDFSQISILKELYDHMNSSLGSTLLEGSQVYLGLSPRDLVLHFRHKVLILFKLILLEKKVLFYISPVNRLVGALMTVLSLFPGMIEHGLTDCSQYRPRKSISEDAGLQENTPRFDDCVSVSAADTSNTNSGRGKGGRNMGGNHSLESQKANTPFSQSEKTYNGSQSSSGPVQRLKVPSRASPVSSESDWETLDPSILEDSNLKGVEHENTASEQAEDLPCKGVSSESLPITVQPQANTGHTVFVPGLISGLEEDQYGMPLAIFTKGYLCLPYMALQQHHLLSDVTVRGFVAGATNILFRQQKHLSDAVVEIEDAHVQIHDPELRKILNPTTADLRFADYLVKHVTENRDDVFLDGTGWEGGDEWIRAQFSAYLHALLAAVLQPDNEKTLSDFGTAFVAAWKNTHNYRVWNSNKHPALAEVNSSHPFQGQYSVSDVKLRLSHSVQNSERGKKIGNVMVSTSRNVVQTGKAVGQSVGGAFTSAKSAMSSWFSTFTQSTQSLGD; this is encoded by the exons GTTGAATTTTCTTATCCTCCACTAAAGCCTGGAGAAGGACATGACAGCCACAGTTTACCAGAGGAATGGAAATATTTGCCGTTTCTCGCCTTACCAGATGGCGCTCACAACTATCAGGAAG atACCGTGTTTTTCCATTTGCCACCAAGATGTGGGGATCAAACCACGGTATATGGCGTCTCTTGCTACAGGCAGATTGAAGCAAAG GCATTAAAAGTACGGCAAGCAGACATCACCCGAGAAACAGTACAGAAAAGTGTTTGTGTTCTCTGTCAGCTG cCTTTGTATGGGTTACTTCAGGCAAAGCTGCAACTCATTACACATGcgtattttgaagaaaaagactTCTCACAAATTTCAATTCTAAAG GAACTTTATGATCATATGAATAGTTCCTTGGGCAGTACTTTGCTAGAAGGGTCACAAGTTTATCTTG GTCTGTCTCCTCGGGATCTTGTTCTTCACTTTAGACACAAG gtcTTGATCCTTTTTAAATTGATTCTTCTAGAGAAAAAG GTGCTGTTTTATATTTCTCCAGTAAATAGATTGGTGGGAGCTCTGATGACTGTCCTGTCACTCTTTCCTG GTATGATTGAACATGGTCTTACTGACTGCTCACAGTACAGACCAAGAAAGAGCATATCAGAGGATGCTGGCCTGCAGGAAAATACACCACGGTTCGATGACTGTGTTTCTGTGTCTGCTGCTGATACTTCAAATACAAACTcaggaaggggaaagggaggcaggAATATGGGAGGAAACCATTCGCTGGAAAGTCAAAAAGCTAACACACCTTTCTCTCAGTCAGAGAAGACTTATAATGGATCTCAGTCCTCCAGTGGTCCTGTGCAGCGCTTGAAAGTTCCTTCCCGCGCTTCTCCAGTGTCCTCTGAAAGTGACTGGGAGACCTTAGATCCTAGCATTTTGGAGGACTCTAATTTGAAAGGAGTAGAACATGAAAATACAGCATCAGAACAGGCTGAAGATCTTCCATGCAAAGGCGTGAGCTCAGAAAGCCTTCCAATCACTGTGCAGCCCCAAGCAAATACAGGACACACGGTGTTTGTTCCAGGACTAATATCTGGGTTGGAAGAGGACCAGTATGGTATGCCATTGGCTATTTTTACAAAG GGATACCTTTGTTTGCCATACATGGCACTGCAGCAGCATCACCTCCTGTCAGATGTAACAGTCCGTGGCTTTGTTGCAGGAGCCACCAATATCCTGTTCCGTCAGCAGAAACATCTGAGTGATGCAGTTGTGGAA ATAGAAGATGCTCATGTACAAATCCATGATCCGGAACTCCGTAAGATCCTGAACCCAACAACTGCTGACCTAAGATTTGCAGACTACTTGGTGAAGCATGTAACTGAGAACAGAGATGATGTTTTCCTTGATGGCACTGGGTGGGAAGGAGGAGATGAGTGGATCAGGGCTCAGTTCAGTGCTTATCTTCATGCACTGCTTGCTGCTGTGCTGCAACCAG ACAACGAAAAGACTTTGTCAGACTTTGGAACAGCTTTTGTAGCAGCCTGGAAAAATACCCATAACTACAGAGTATGGAATAGCAACAAGCATCCAGCTCTTGCAGAGGTAAATTCTAG cCACCCATTCCAGGGACAGTACTCTGTATCAGATGTTAAGTTAAGATTATCACA CTCTGTGCAAAACAGTGAACGCGGAAAGAAGATTGGAAATGTGATGGTTTCTACTAGTCGAAATGTTGTACAAACAGGAAAAGCTGTAG GTCAGTCAGTTGGAGGAGCCTTCACAAGTGCGAAATCAGCCATGTCATCGTGGTTTTCCACTTTTACGCAGTCAACCCAAAGCCTCGGGGACTAA